The following proteins come from a genomic window of Malus sylvestris chromosome 4, drMalSylv7.2, whole genome shotgun sequence:
- the LOC126620091 gene encoding ACT domain-containing protein ACR8-like has translation MECTAYLDEYEKLVFRMNTPRVVIDNAVCSTATLVKVDSARRHGILLEAVQVLTDLNLSIKKAYISSDGRWFMDVFHVTDQNGNKLTDESVINYIEQSLGTIHFGSSNCIKGLTALELTGTDRVGLLSEVFAVLADLQCNVVESKVWTHNGRIASLIYVKDCDSGCPIEDSQKIDRIEARLRNVLKGDNDIRSAKTSVSMAVTHTERRLHQMMFADRDYDRKPVLQLGTDFPVITVQNWAERGYSIVNIQCKDRAKLLFDVVCTLTDMDYVVFHATIKTSGDRGYMEFYIRHTDGTPISSEPERQRVIQCLQAAVQRRASEGVRLELCTEDRQGLLAYVTRTFRENGLNVTRAEISTTMDKALNVFYVTDAVGNPADPKTIESVRQKIGLSNLKVKELPLIHHPKEEREEQQGVGGVGGVGGAVLFSLGSLVRRNLYNLGLIRSHS, from the exons ATGGAGTGTACTGCTTACCTCGACGAATATGAAAAACTCGTTTTCCGGATGAACACTCCCAG GGTCGTGATCGACAATGCCGTCTGCTCCACTGCGACTTTAGTCAAG GTTGACAGCGCTAGAAGGCATGGAATTCTTCTGGAGGCTGTGCAGGTCCTCACGGATCTTAATCTCTCCATTAAAAAAGCTTACATTTCTTCTGATGGTCGCTGGTTCATGGATG TTTTTCATGTTACTGATCAAAACGGGAATAAATTGACGGACGAGAGCGTTATTAACTATATTGAGCAG TCACTTGGAACAATTCATTTTGGATCATCCAACTGTATTAAGGGTCTTACGGCCCTTGAGCTTACCGGGACAGATCGAGTAGGCCTTCTTTCCGAGGTGTTTGCAGTGCTAGCTGACCTGCAATGCAATGTGGTTGAGTCCAAGGTGTGGACGCACAACGGCCGCATTGCTTCACTGATATACGTGAAGGACTGTGATTCCGGGTGCCCTATTGAGGACTCGCAGAAAATTGATAGAATTGAAGCGCGGTTAAGGAATGTTCTCAAGGGCGACAATGATATTAGGAGTGCAAAAACCTCTGTTTCCATGGCGGTTACACACACCGAAAGAAGACTGCATCAAATGATGTTTGCAGATCGTGATTATGATCGAAAGCCCGTTTTGCAGCTTGGCACCGATTTTCCGGTCATAACGGTGCAGAATTGGGCAGAAAGGGGTTACTCCATAGTGAATATTCAGTGCAAGGATAGGGCAAAGCTTTTGTTCGATGTTGTTTGCACGTTGACGGACATGGACTATGTGGTTTTTCATGCCACAATTAAAACATCAGGGGACAGAGGATACATG GAATTTTACATCAGGCACACTGATGGAACCCCGATTAGCTCTGAACCTGAACGACAGCGTGTAATCCAATGCTTACAAGCCGCGGTTCAAAGAAGAGCATCCGAG GGTGTGAGGCTAGAACTATGCACCGAGGATAGGCAAGGTCTTCTAGCATACGTTACAAGAACATTCCGCGAGAACGGTCTTAATGTGACAAGGGCCGAGATTTCCACAACGATGGACAAAGCTCTAAACGTATTCTACGTGACGGATGCAGTCGGAAACCCTGCAGATCCGAAAACCATCGAATCAGTGAGGCAGAAAATCGGGTTGAGTAACTTGAAAGTGAAGGAACTGCCATTGATACACCATCCAAAGGAGGAAAGGGAGGAGCAGCAAGGAGTTGGTGGAGTTGGTGGTGTTGGTGGGGCAGTGTTGTTTTCACTTGGGAGCCTAGTCAGAAGGAATCTCTACAATTTGGGGCTCATCAGATCTCATTCTTGA